In one Diabrotica virgifera virgifera chromosome 5, PGI_DIABVI_V3a genomic region, the following are encoded:
- the LOC126885507 gene encoding uncharacterized protein LOC126885507: MTDGNTSANTSASVDRISVKIPPFWPNDPEIWFLQVENQFTLANIKSDATKFNYIVANLDTAYILEVRDIIVSPPATERYAKLKSELIKRLSASQKQKIKRLLEHEELGDRRPSQFLRHLQSLAGTTVPDNIVRSLWLGRLPASTQAILATQAKAGLDAVAELADTISEAIAPRAQISEASNALESAIEKMTAELAEMKIQLSSLSNAQAQANTYRRNRSNSRGRPYPRDRSCSRERNSDICWYHYRFGDQAQKCSPPCKQQGNVAGSR; encoded by the coding sequence ATGACGGACGGTAATACCAGTGCCAACACCAGTGCTTCAGTCGATAGGATTTCAGTTAAAATCCCACCTTTCTGGCCCAACGATCCTGAAATATGGTTCCTGCAAGTAGAAAACCAATTTACACTGGCAAATATAAAAAGTGACGCAACCAAATTTAACTATATAGTTGCCAATTTAGACACAGCCTACATATTAGAAGTTAGGGACATCATTGTTTCACCACCAGCCACAGAGAGgtatgcaaaattaaaatcagaatTAATTAAGAGACTTAGTGCATCACAGAAACAAAAGATTAAAAGACTACTCGAGCATGAAGAACTGGGCGATCGAAGACCTTCGCAGTTCTTACGACATTTACAGTCTTTAGCAGGCACAACGGTACCGGACAATATTGTAAGGTCTCTGTGGTTAGGTAGACTGCCAGCGTCTACACAGGCTATTCTAGCTACTCAAGCTAAAGCTGGTTTGGACGCAGTTGCCGAGCTAGCTGACACAATATCTGAAGCGATAGCTCCTAGGGCCCAAATTTCAGAAGCTTCTAACGCTCTTGAAAGTGCCATAGAGAAAATGACAGCCGAATTAGCTGAAATGAAAATCCAGCTATCCAGCTTGTCAAATGCTCAAGCACAAGCTAACACATACCGTCGAAACCGCAGCAACTCAAGAGGCAGACCTTATCCTAGAGACAGGAGCTGCAGCAGGGAACGTAATAGTGACATTTGTTGGTACCACTACCGTTTTGGTGACCAAGCTCAAAAGTGCTCTCCTCCGTGCAAGCAGCAGGGAAACGTCGCGGGCAGTCGATGA